Within the Medicago truncatula cultivar Jemalong A17 chromosome 4, MtrunA17r5.0-ANR, whole genome shotgun sequence genome, the region TTGTGATGATGTTTGGATAGTATTCCCTTGAAGTGTCAAGATTGTGATTGTATGCAGTAAGACCTGCCTTCTTGAGCTCACCAGCCTGATCTTTATCCAGCATGCCAAGGGTGCAACACACCTCCATCCCCATACCCCTAAAATGACAAAGATAGCCCAAGTGTTATCATATCTACCTATGAATTGATTCATTATCTCATTTGAAATGTGATCGCTAAAAACTTAAGTGTATATTGCAGTCCACGCCAACCTATTATTAGGTTAGTCAAATAAATCAGAATAAGAAAACCATAAAACTTATTTCATAGTAGTTGATAATCAaggcaaaaataaaatgaagttgAATTACTTTATTTCTTTGACATATTCAAGTATCTGGTTGAAGTTGGTCTTTCTTCCTATTGTATCCCTCCATGCAGCGCCCATACAAAAGCGAGTACTCCCAGCCTCTTTAGCCTAGAAGAAAAATATTCTCCAAATTATTCAAGAACAATCATGCACCAAACAAGCAAAAAGATGCATGGTTTGTATACGGCATACGCACATGCGTGAAGGAGTGCACTTTAGAGGATAAAGAGCAATGGTAACAATTGATAGAAAAATCGAACAATTGGAATCTTGATAGCATACATGCTCACATATAACAAACTATGAACttattaaaatatcaatgatTGATTTTCCCATAAATGGTTATAATTCCAAACTTCACAATCCTCTTGTTTTGAAGAGCCAAATCCGAAAAAACATGATACATGTCTTCCAAATGAAGATATTATAACAACTCAGTAAATCAACATAGATGAAATGGTGAGAACTGAAGTTGTATTTACTAAACCTTGGAATAAAACAGTACAATAAAGAAGGTACTGTTGGTGCAAATTGCAATGGCTTTGGTGTGCAAAACAATTGTTAAAATGATAAAGGGAAGGAACACAATGATAACAAATGATATAGCCCAAGTATAAGACAAATAGCCACCTAAAGAGCACAAGGCTCACAAAAATAAGAGAGTGATTCCAATCATTTTACTCGATACCAACCATTGGAGTCAGATTCCCCTTTTAAACAAAATCCCTGGAATATTTCAGTTAGCCACCTTACTGTCTTGTTCATTCTTGTTACCTGATTTTTGGGATCAATTTCCACTTATCCATTTACCTCGACTAAATATGGTATACCAAGTGTATTGATCCAAATGCTATTTTGGGTCATAACAGATACATTTCCTTATTGAAACACCAAGATACATGCTATTTAAACAAATATGTGTCCAATATGAGTATGTAAAATTTATACATGTCAGTGTCATCTAAGAGCCAGATCCTTAGACATTTTTTAGAGATCAATCAAGAATAGCACCACAAGGCAAGCAAGCTAGAGATGTGCATGCTAAGATTGGCGGTGAGTTTAGCATCATCATGGTAGGTCACCACAATTTTGGCAAAAGCTACACTTTGGGGCTTTAAGTGCCACCATGATTCTGCAAACTCACCGCCCGTCCAAGACAGACCTTAAATTGATTATTAGCATATAAAAGATCACCTTGACTGCGGCCTGAAGAACAGCATCCTTGTTCAAAAGCTTTTGACCTTTAAGACCTGTATCATATCTAGAGGATTGAGGGCAATAAGAACAATCCTCACTACACCCCCCAGTTTTCACAGAGAGAAGAGTACACTGTTGCACTTCCCTAAAGTTATGAGCATGTCTATGAACCTGAGCCtaaaaaatcacaacaaaaacacaaatttacaattttatcactATTCTACCATTCCaaaattttccaacaaaaacacCTCATTTCCTTAATGGGTTTCtcttatccaataaaaaaaaaaaatcaaaactttaactaaaataaacaaaaggggttttgtaatttgaaaaatacTTACCCCGTGGAAGAGAAGATCAAGAATGGGAGAATCATAGATGGATTTGACTTCATCTTTGGTCCAATCGTTTCTAGGGCCATTTTGTATGGTTTTCTCAGCTTGAATTGCAGCTGCTGATGAAGTTGAAAAGGAATTACAATGCTGTAACACCCAAATTGAAGATCTTGATTGTGAACGCAAAATGGGTCTCAACcaaaacatgatttttcttcttctttcaagaTTGGGGTAAGTTTGAATatgaaaaatgtgttttttattgCTCTGAATGGAAAGGGAAAGAGTTGATTCCAATTTCCAATAGTAGTTAGTTAATCACGAAGTGAAGTGAAGGGATCTGAATTGAGTGTCTTTGGCGCAGAAAAGACACGCCGCTTTCAGTCAAGTTCGTCCATCAGATCAATCGAATGTATTGAATTAAGCCGCGTATTCGACCCATAATTTAATAGATGAACGCATGGCTTAATGTGATTCATTCAATGGATAGATTTGACTGAAAGACATGTGTCTTTCCCGCGTTAAAGACACACGATTCAGGTCCAAAGTGAAGGAAGATGTAGTAGTTGGTGGATTCTAGTTTTTGGGTTTGGTTTGTTATGTGTTGTGCTGGGattctattgtttttttatttgaccaCCAAAAATGTGATGATGACTCATATTTTACCCATTGGGTTAGTTGAAAATGGAGTtattttttgagttttgcttATACAAACAAATATCTGACTATTATATCCTTTGTTAAAGAATCAAAAGTACgaaatattatgttataaattgtgtattttattttttaaaaataaaaaaagtctttttttattttatgattccTTAACAAATGTTATAGGGGTATTTGTTAGCAtaattctatatattttttattcttttttatatttatggtTTTTTAAGCATTTCAAAGGTGATagacaaaattataatttcctATTTTctgtataagtttttttttttttttctttctttcttataatTGATAGTTGAGATGTTTCAATtgagaaaaattgaaagaattttttgaagggaatcTATTATCATATTAGATGATATCAAGCAACaaagatttttgttttgtaactAACTTCGATATTATTTATGTAGATTAAATGAACGAATTCATTGGATGCAAAATCATTTCTATCACATTTGTACAAGAGCGTATTCTCCCCCTtatgcacatgatagaaaatacataaatgaaaataactaaactatttcccttaaaaaaataactagaCTATTTTTCTAACTCATTCAATTAATCGGTTTATACCCAACCAAGTAAAAATAACGTAAGGAAAAAATCTTTCAACAgttaacaaaaatcaaatagaATGGCTCTAAGGTTCAAGGTGTGGTCCAACAACCATAATGTGGTTTCTTTGAAGGCTTGAAAACAAGTTTAAAGATCTACACATGTGTTTATGTATTTCTCTTCCACTCTttaaattatgttgtttattaCACTGATTGGAATCAAGTGTAACTAAACTTTCATATTTTATGATTGAATGATAAACAATTATGTAATGGTTGGAATCACGTGGCCGATGAATCCTTTTCTCAACACAATTCTGATtatgtttatttgattatgaatttcATCTTTCACGCATTTATAacctcttttttattattttttttgaatgacaagAATCTGAATAATTTGTTAATCTCACACAATTGTACACTTTTTCAAATGGATTcacgaaaaaaatataaagggtctgtttgggaaatccaaaaaagagcttttagcttatagcttataagctcgtttgacaaaaaaagttctgtttggtaacactttttcaccatgaacttatagcttatttcacgagcttataagctatttttcagaagctattccaagtagcgtttgagcttatagcttatagcttctcacgttttcttccaattttacccttattatttcatttaaattgtatttttatccattataatttttataataagctacgtaataaagactactatccatttatttcaatttttgtatatcagctgacctttttctttttttttttgaaaaaatatataccttcatttttttttacgaaacaaaatattattattctattagtgttacttttttcttttttgaggtaagtgttattttctttattctctgttattagtattactctattagtgctactttttttttttgtttttgaggtaaatgttattttctttataaagtggaaacacttaaatgataataaatataagataaaattttagtgaataaaaattaatttaatttataatacataggatatattaaattaataaatttaaagtatttttttaaagaaaaattagtttacaaaattaaaaatacttaaattaatgatataatttttatcatgaattaagaataccctttatgtcatttacatttatcagctagttgaaccgctatttttaccaaacacttcagttagcttatcagctaaaagctatcagctagcttatcagctatccgctatttttaccaaacagagccaaaataatttttatcttaACACTAACACCCCACATTTATGTGCCAAAGAGGTAAATTACAATTGCTGGCCTTTTTATATAGTAAAATTCTCCATTCTTGTCTTTGTGTGGGTTTTCATTTGTAAtatttagcatttcccaaaattTAATGTGTGTATATGTTAAAATGGTACACTTTCATTTCAAATGCTCTCACGGCTTTGGCTTGTTTAACTACCTCAGCTTGCACCTTCTATCTCAGCTTTGATTTCAACAATTGTTTTGGAGTGAGAATCACATATGGAAGCCATTTCAAAGGAGTATTGAaaacaaagtttggaattttaatttttagtgttGTGATACCATGTACTACTTGGCACCTCTATTTATACTAGTGATGAATTTCATCTCTCACACACTTATAATGATAGAACCCCGAAATTCAATATAAAGAAATTGTATTATTGAATGAGCTTAAGGGCTCTACAATGGTGATAAAACAGAAAAGAAGTTGAGAGACAAATAGGAAGTGGTTTGCTCTGCACACTAAAGTTGGACAGCAGCTGCACCCAGATCTTTCCCCTATCATATACAAAGTTAATTTTAAAGGATGATGTCCTTTGCTAAATACAATAAAAATGAGCTTAACATATATACATCATAAGCTTCTTGAATGTTATGAAGTTATATTGTGATGACTCTTGGCATAGAATTTTTCCGGTTGTAGGGTTTATAGAATTTGGTCAACAATCTAACATGATATTGAAAAAGACTTGCCTCCAAGTGAAcaattttatatcaaaattcAGTCGATTAGAGATGTATATAATGTCTTCGACAAAATCtgttttcttaaataatttataGATAATTTTCGGTAACAACTAAGAGCATTTTGACTCATTATACAAGTTCCTTTTTCAAATATAGAGCGAGCTTcataattccaatttttttgaaGGCAGGTTGAGTATATCAATTGTGAACTACCTTTTGTGACACACTACCAaactctaaaatataatatttagtatttatagttaaaatattatattttgggtTTAAGGTGTCGAaccttttattttacatttttttataaatctctTTGAAAGACAAATTAGGATGATTTTAATGACCTGTGCATCTCTATATTACATTTACATTGTATATGATTTGTGCGGTAATTCGGGTGAAAATCCTAGTTTATTGACATTACCAAAGAAAGATTGCAAGGAcacatattaattaatttaaaggctaaaatatatttttaattccaacaaatatGACGAGTTTGAGTTTTGGTccctagtatatatatatatattttttaaattcatccctgcaaatttttttaatttttaaaatagtccttggACCCACCTTCTTGCTGATTTGTCCTATTTCTGTCTATGTGGCAGATGCTGACTGTGTAAAGTTGACCAAGTAGTAAATACGTGGAATTTAAAAGGaattaaataatgaataaataattcccgtacaaaaaaaaaaaaaaaaaagaagagaaataagtaaaaaaatctgGGCAGCATCGTGATTTGAAATTCCAAATCAATCAATCAACTGAAAATTGAGGTGAGTAACGATTACGATTCAATTCGATCGATACCACATCATTTCAGAACTCATTCATCAATTTCATCTGAAGTTGATTTGTTTATTTCAGAGGCGATGATGGTGCCGTTACTTGCTTTGATTGTTGCTTCACTTTTCATTCCAAACGGAGTTTTATCAATTCCCTCTACTACAGTTCCCGCGTTCCTTTGGTCATCTCATTATAATCTGTAATAATCTCTTTTCAATTCATTAATCTCTGTCGCTACTTGTAATTTGATAGTAGTTAAtgctataatttattttttgtgctaATTTTGACCCCATAGACACTCCAAGGTATCCCCACCACTTAGGTCCTTTCATCCCGCTGTGAGACTAATCCTTGAGTCAGCATCAGTTTTATGGTGTACTACTTTAGATTTGCTGATTTTGTGCTTTTTTAATGTGAAAGCCACAGATAAGCAGAAAACATTAACATGGTTAAAATGAAAACACAACCTTTGGTATCATTTATATCTTGTTGTCGTTAGTGGCAACAATGTAGTATTAGTATGTATGTGTACCATATGAGAAATGAGAGGGGTTGTACATGCATATTACTTGAGCATTCATGTCTCATGTTTACATTAGCTGTTCAACAAATCAGAAAAtcctttataaaattatatctTGCTGGACCTTTGCAGGGTCTCTGAGAATGGATTGAAGGAGTCTGTTAATTATCAGGTCATTTCTCTAAAAGATCTAGCAAAGTCCGTTTTGTCTGAAGCAGGCTGGTCGAATTTTCTGGTATTATACTTATCTACAAGATTAGTTTCCTATTTTATATGCTGGGGTTTTATCCCTCCCTCGTTCTCTCCTCAACCTTTATGGAgaaaagattgtttttttttttgttttctttttcaatcatCGCTGTTGCTGCGGtatttttaatttcctttttcaattttttatttggatagTGCAAAGGGAAGAAATTTCAGGATCCTCTCGATCTGGCACTTCTATTTGTTGGTGGAGAGGTAATATCATTCAAGCGTCTTTATTTATAGTTTGTGTTGCAACTTTCCTATTTTACATTTGTTGTCTTGATCTTAGAGATTCCTGTCAATGAGTGCAGCGGCATTGTTTCAATAAGCTGTGTTACATTTTACCTTTGCAGTTACAGTCTTCAGATTTAAGCTTGAACAAGCATGCAGACTCAGCTCTTTCATACTTGCTCAAGGTGAGAGAATTGTGACATGCAGTCTAGTCTATTAAGTTTTCTGTGTAAACGTGATTCAGGACAGCTAAtggaattaatttttcattttttgactGTGACACTCTCCATTGTCATGAACAGGACTCTTTTGTCAGATCCAACACTTCCATGGCATTTCCCTATGTTTCAGCATCAGAGGATGTGAACTTGGAAGACTCGTTGGTTTCAGGATTCGCTGAAGCCTGTGGAGATGATTTAGGAATTGGCAACGTTGCTTTCCTTGGATCTTGCTCCATGGGTAATGGAAATCGCGAAGAAACTGCAGCTTTACAATCAGTTCAAGTAATCAACAAATTCACGTGACATGACCAATTATGAAATTTTAGGTCCTTCCTTGTAATGGTTGCATGATGCTTTTTATTGTCGATTATAACTTTATAGGCCTATTTGACCAAGAGGAAGGAAGAGAGCCACAAAGGGAAAACAGATTTGGTTGTGTTCTGCAATGGTCCTCAAGCTTCAAAAAATGTTGACAGTACAAAATCTGAAGGTACATCTACTTCAGTGTTATGGGTTTTGTTCGACATAATCTTACCATCTGCTGATTTCTCATGCATGTTGTATATTTTTAGGTGAAGTTTTATCCGAGCTTATCAGCTCTGTAGAGGAATCTGGGGCAAAATATGCTGTGCTTTATGTGTCAGATATCTCGAGGTCAATCCAGTATCCTTCTTATAGGGATCTGCAAAGGTTTCTAGCAGAAAGTACAACAGGGAATGGATCAACCAATTCTACAGCTTGTGATGGAGTCTGCCAGCTTAAATCATCACTTTTAGAGGGACTTTTAGTGGTAAGCTTCTTTGCACGCTTGGGAGTTCTTGTTCATTTATCTTGCATCTTCTACGAATATGCTTATCTGGCAAGAGAAAAACGTTCTTATGAATAGAACATAATATAGTTACAATTGTACCACTCTTTTTGCATGTTCCATTTTTTCCCTTTCCTTCTCCGTGATTAAATTATCTGGTACCACAAGTACACTTCATATGCATGCCTGTAAGTTTCTGTTTGTTTCTGAGTTCTGACTCAATTCCTCAAATTTTAATGATACAAGAATGAAAGATATCGTCGTTTCTTTATTTGCTTCCTACAAACTGTGCAATtagttattttgaattttgttaaaACCTCTAGCCACTATTGCATGACATCTTTCCTTGTAGAACTGCTGTCCTTGAATGTGATACGTGAACATTTATTAACAACACTAAAGTATTCACAGCCTTGGCACACTTAATTTAAGAAGACCTTGTATACATGTCTATAGACAGACTATTGTTGAGGATTGAAATATATTGATGTGCTTGCATCAACTGATCCTCAAATGGTACACTTCCTGTTTGGATTTTGGAGAGCCCTGCATTTGAACTATGCACTATTCAGACCGAATAATATGAGCATCATTTATAAAACATTAGAAAGACATGAAATTTGATGATTCACATAATCAAAGCTAGAAGCAAAATTCTACTAAAAATAATACAGAAATaggaaaaaaaagagaaggtATAAAGATCCATAAAAAGTTACAATTTACTGcatcaaaattatgaaaaatgttcACGATACTGCACCAAAGAATTGCTGCTTCCCACCAGAACGGGATTCTGTCTGTGTCGGAGCTATAATAGAGcaagaaaaaagaattatttttagtgagACACCTAAATGAGGTGTCTTACACGTGTCATACGGGTTTGGTGTTTGACACATGTTAGACACAAGACACACAAAGGTGTCCTTGCTTCTGAGAGAACTCCTCCACTAAGAATTTATATCAATGAATTGTAATTCAGCTCTAGTTATAAATCTATAATTCAAATTCCTAATAAAAGATAACTCCTAAGATAATGATATAATCTACAATGGCCAACACCTTCCACTAATATCTGATGTTACTTCTACTCAT harbors:
- the LOC11439216 gene encoding biotin synthase, mitochondrial — protein: MFWLRPILRSQSRSSIWVLQHCNSFSTSSAAAIQAEKTIQNGPRNDWTKDEVKSIYDSPILDLLFHGAQVHRHAHNFREVQQCTLLSVKTGGCSEDCSYCPQSSRYDTGLKGQKLLNKDAVLQAAVKAKEAGSTRFCMGAAWRDTIGRKTNFNQILEYVKEIKGMGMEVCCTLGMLDKDQAGELKKAGLTAYNHNLDTSREYYPNIITTRTYDERLKTLEFVRDAGINVCSGGIIGLGEAEDDRVGLLHTLSTLPTHPESVPINALIAVKGTPLQDQKPVEIWEMIRMIATARITMPKAMVRLSAGRVRFSVPEQALCFLAGANSIFAGEKLLTTANNDFDADQLMFKVLGLLPKAPSLDDDETNEAENYKEAASSS
- the LOC11440653 gene encoding uncharacterized protein, translating into MMVPLLALIVASLFIPNGVLSIPSTTVPAFLWSSHYNLVSENGLKESVNYQVISLKDLAKSVLSEAGWSNFLCKGKKFQDPLDLALLFVGGELQSSDLSLNKHADSALSYLLKDSFVRSNTSMAFPYVSASEDVNLEDSLVSGFAEACGDDLGIGNVAFLGSCSMGNGNREETAALQSVQAYLTKRKEESHKGKTDLVVFCNGPQASKNVDSTKSEGEVLSELISSVEESGAKYAVLYVSDISRSIQYPSYRDLQRFLAESTTGNGSTNSTACDGVCQLKSSLLEGLLVGIVLLIILISGLCCMMGIDSPTRFEAPQE